From Desulfofundulus luciae:
TCGTCTCATCAGGGGGATCAATGCTGGTTATTTTTGTTCTCCAGTGGGTCAATTTTATTTGCACAAAGTGGGTCAATTCTATTGACAATCAACACGCTGATGGTGGATATCAGCCGGGGAGGACTCATTTCTCGAAGGCAAGTAAGGCTGGATGATTTGGGCTGGCCTTCCCGGGTTGAGCAAATGGTTCATCTTGGCGTAGAAGTGCTTATTTGCGGCGGCATTAGCAACTTTCTTTATCATCAGCTTGTCGCCCGGGGAATACAGGTAATTCCCTGGGTGACGGGTGATGTGGAGGAAGTTTTACAGGCCTATCTTCAAGACCAGTTAAACCAGGAAAAATTTGCCATGCCCGGTTGCCGCAGGTGGCGGCATCGCCACCGCGGGGGGCCGTGAAGGAGGTGAAAACAGATGCCCGGTTTTGATG
This genomic window contains:
- a CDS encoding NifB/NifX family molybdenum-iron cluster-binding protein, with the translated sequence MTINTLMVDISRGGLISRRQVRLDDLGWPSRVEQMVHLGVEVLICGGISNFLYHQLVARGIQVIPWVTGDVEEVLQAYLQDQLNQEKFAMPGCRRWRHRHRGGP